A segment of the Chitinivorax sp. PXF-14 genome:
ATTGGAGAACTGGCAGACGCGGCGATACAGCTCGGCGTAGGTGGCGCGGGTCACACTGCCGTCGTCGGCTTCGAAGATGATTGCGATCTTGTTCGCGAGCTGCGCCAGATGGCGATCCAGACAGTTGTACGAGACGTTGAGCACGCCATCGTCGAACCACTTGTAGAACGGAGGATTGGACTCGTCGAGCACGCGGGTGAACATCTTCTTCCAGGTGATGGCCTCGCGTGCGCGCTCACCCCAGAAGCCGGCGTAGTGCTCGTTGGCTTGCTCGCACAGCTGGTTGTAGGCATCCATCCCCGAGATCGTGGCTTTGCGGCGGAACTCTTCGTTCGGTTCGAAAACCCGGTTTTCCTTGAGGATCGAGTCAATCGTGGACATGTGTGTTTCCCTCTTGATGAATGGGTGGGCGCGGTGTTCGGGTGTCGTAACCGCTGGTGAAAAACAGCCTGTCTGGACTGGCTTTCAACAGCGTTCGTCGTGCTAACACTCTAGATAGCGTGGAGTTTGAAATCCAATTGCATTTTCTGATGCGCAGAATCAGTCGGGCTGATAGCCGGAAACCCGCGCCAGTGCTCAAAAAAAGGCCCCGCCGTGTAGGCGGCGGGGCAAGCCGTGGGGTGTTGCCAAGTCGAGGGAGTAAACCGGTTAATGCTTCGATGCGGCCTCTGCGCCGATGCCCGTCATCGAGCGGATGAACTGGGGCAGGAATGCGGCATGCTCGCGTTTGGCCGACTCGCTGGTGTCGAGTATCGAGACCAGCCAGGTCGAGAAGAACGCCAGCGTGATCGAGAAGATGGCTGGGTTTTTGTACGGGAACAGCGCTTCCTTGTGCTTGAGCACATCCACCCAGACGGTCGGGCCGAGCACGATCAGCAGCACGGCGGAGGCGAGGCCGATGAAGCCGCCCACGACGGCGCCGCGTGTACTCAGGCGCTTCCAGAACATCGACAGGAACAGTACCGGGAAGTTGGCCGATGCCGCGATCGAGAAGGCCAGGCCAACCATGAAGGCGATGTTCTGCTTCTCGAAGGCAATGCCGAGGATGATCGCGACGACGCCCAGCGCCACGGTGGCATACTTGGAAACACGCATTTCGCTGGCTTCATCGCTCTTGCCGCGACGGAACACGTTGGCGTAGAGGTCATGCGATACCGCGGTGGCGCCGGACAGCGTCAGGCCTGCCACGACAGCCAGGATGGTAGCGAAGGCCACGGCCGAGATGAAGCCCAGGAACAGGTCGCCGCCAACCGCCTTGGCCAGGTGCACGGCCGCCATATTGTCGCCGCCGATCAGCTTGCCTGCCGCATCCTTGAAGTCGGGGTTGGTCGACACCAGCATGATCGCGCCGAAGCCGATGATGAAGGTGAGGATGTAGAAGTAGCCGATGAAGCCGGTCGCGAAGAACACCGATTTGCGCGCTTCCTTGGCATCCTTCACGGTGAAGAAGCGCATCAGGATGTGCGGCAGGCCGGCGGTGCCGAACATCAGCGCCAAGCCCAGCGATACGGCATCGACGGGGTTCGATACGAGCTGGCCCGGCTCCATGATCGCTGCATGCTTCTCGTGCGCCTGCACGGCGGTCG
Coding sequences within it:
- a CDS encoding cation acetate symporter, which produces MRNAFWTAALSLAAPLAMAGEALTGEVKRQPLNWHAIIMFFVFVSFTLGVTFWAARRTKSAKDFYTAGGGITGFQNGLAIAGDYMSAASFLGISAMVMTKGYDGLIYSIGFLVGWPIILFLVAERLRNLGKYTFADVASYRLQQKPVRVLAATGTLVVVALYLIAQMVGAGKLIQLLFGMSYTSAVIMVGILMVLYVTFGGMLATTWVQIIKAVILLAGATFMAFMVLNTVGFSPEQMFATAVQAHEKHAAIMEPGQLVSNPVDAVSLGLALMFGTAGLPHILMRFFTVKDAKEARKSVFFATGFIGYFYILTFIIGFGAIMLVSTNPDFKDAAGKLIGGDNMAAVHLAKAVGGDLFLGFISAVAFATILAVVAGLTLSGATAVSHDLYANVFRRGKSDEASEMRVSKYATVALGVVAIILGIAFEKQNIAFMVGLAFSIAASANFPVLFLSMFWKRLSTRGAVVGGFIGLASAVLLIVLGPTVWVDVLKHKEALFPYKNPAIFSITLAFFSTWLVSILDTSESAKREHAAFLPQFIRSMTGIGAEAASKH